The following coding sequences lie in one Helicoverpa zea isolate HzStark_Cry1AcR chromosome 2, ilHelZeax1.1, whole genome shotgun sequence genomic window:
- the LOC124643829 gene encoding glutamate--cysteine ligase catalytic subunit: MNNFLKSRAAFCRKFFSKDLFRSRVTFHYDQVARMGLLSEGSPLSWDETKSLAEHVRQHGIEQFINLYVKLQERTGDVLKWGDEVEYIIVKFDDENQRATVSLIANNILPKLQEKELADPQNVKSLWRPEYGAYMIEGTPGRPYGGLLAHFNIVEANMQYRRAEVSHLLPPGEVIMSITNFPRLGCPNFTTPAFPPTPHDGVSRSLFFPDEGIFPGHPRFKTLTSNIRQRRGEKVAINLPVFKDINTKIPVDDSYLKEPGVAKPDCVYLDAMGFGMGCCCLQLTFQACCITEARTLYDQLAPLCPIMLALSAASPIFRGFLTDVDCRWNVIAGSVDCRTREERGLEPLKNNRFRINKSRYDSISSYISPENEAYNDINIVHDKALYRRLREGGIDHPLALHVAHLFIRDTVSLFSEKVHQDDQNDTDHFENIQSTNWQTMRFKPPPPNSPIGWRVEFRPCEAQLTDFENAAYVCFVVLLTRVILSYRLNFVMPISKVDENMQRAQRRNACLSEKFWWRRDVGAPTDLAKHVADPNELYTEMTIDEIVNGKDGIFPGLIPLIESYLSGMDVDADTHCSVQQYLKLIQRRSSGEISTMASWMRNFVTSHPQYQKDSVVSEKINYDLLKTAYGIQSGTFPAPTLLGSSNVSKTNEDIPKAFSKMMSKECP; this comes from the exons ATGAACAATTTTCTTAAGTCGAGGGCGGCTTTCTGTAGAAAATTCTTTTCGAAAGACTTATTCAGATCACGTGTAACATTTCATTACGATCAAGTAGCAAGGATGGGTTTGTTAAGTGAAGGAAGCCCTCTGTCCTGGGATGAGACGAAGTCCTTGGCGGAGCATGTCCGTCAGCACGGCATCGAGCAGTTCATTAATCTGTACGTGAAGCTGCAGGAGCGTACAGGCGATGTGCTCAAGTGGGGAGATGAG GTGGAATACATTATAGTAAAGTTTGATGATGAAAACCAGCGAGCCACAGTCAGCCTCATAGCCAATAATATCCTTCCCAAACTGCAGGAGAAGGAGTTAGCAGACCCTCAAA ATGTAAAGTCTCTATGGCGGCCGGAGTACGGCGCGTACATGATAGAAGGTACCCCGGGGCGGCCGTACGGAGGCCTGCTAGCTCATTTCAATATTGTGGAGGCGAACATGCAGTACCGCAGAGCTGAAGTTTCACATTTGTTACCCCCGGGAGAAGTCATAATGAGCATCACGAATTTTCCAAG ATTAGGCTGTCCAAATTTCACAACTCCCGCGTTCCCGCCGACACCACATGACGGCGTGTCTAGATCATTATTCTTTCCTGATGAGGGCATTTTCCCTGGACACCCTCGCTTCAAAACACTTACCTCCAACATTCGACAACGACGTGGTGAAAAAGTAGCTATTAATTTACCAG TGTTCAAAGATATCAACACGAAGATTCCGGTGGATGACTCTTACTTGAAGGAGCCTGGTGTCGCTAAGCCGGACTGCGTGTACCTGGATGCCATGGGCTTCGGCATGGGCTGCTGCTGTCTGCAGCTTACCTTCCAAGCTTGTTGCATTACAGAAGCGCGCACACTCTACGACCAGCTCGCTCCTCTGTGCCCTATAATG CTGGCTTTATCAGCGGCTTCTCCTATCTTCCGCGGTTTCCTGACCGACGTGGACTGTCGCTGGAACGTGATCGCGGGCTCCGTGGACTGCAGGACGCGCGAGGAACGCGGCCTGGAACCACTCAAGAACAATAGGTTCCGCATCAACAAGTCGCGTTATGATTCCATTTCTTCTTACATCTCGCCGGAAAATGAAGC GTACAACGACATCAACATAGTTCACGACAAGGCTCTGTACCGGCGACTGCGTGAAGGCGGCATCGACCACCCGCTGGCTCTGCACGTGGCGCACCTGTTCATCCGCGACACCGTCTCGCTGTTCTCCGAGAAGGTGCACCAGGACGACCAGAATGATACCGATCATTTTGAA AACATCCAGTCGACGAACTGGCAGACGATGCGCTTCAAGCCGCCGCCGCCGAACTCGCCCATCGGCTGGCGCGTGGAGTTCCGCCCGTGCGAGGCGCAGCTCACGGACTTCGAGAACGCGGCCTACGTCTGCTTCGTGGTGCTGCTCACCAGGGTCATACTGTCCTACCGGCTCAACTTCGTCATGCCTATTAGCAAG GTGGATGAGAACATGCAGCGCGCACAGCGTCGCAACGCGTGCCTGAGCGAGAAGTTCTGGTGGCGCCGCGACGTGGGCGCCCCCACCGACCTCGCCAAGCACGTCGCCGACCCCAACGAGCTCTACACTGAGATGACCATCGACGAGATCGTCAACGGAAAG GACGGCATCTTCCCGGGCCTGATCCCGCTGATCGAGTCGTACCTGTCAGGCATGGACGTGGACGCGGACACGCACTGCTCGGTGCAGCAGTACCTCAAGCTCATCCAGCGCCGCTCCTCCGGCGAGATCTCCACCATGGCCTCCTGGATGCGCAACTTCGTCACCTCCCACCCGCAGTACCA GAAAGATTCGGTAGTCTCTGAAAAGATAAACTACGACCTCTTGAAGACTGCTTACGGCATTCAGTCGGGCACCTTCCCCGCGCCCACACTGCTGGGCAGCAGCAACGTGTCGAAGACAAACGAAGACATTCCCAAGGCGTTCAGCAAGATGATGAGCAAGGAGTGTCCTTAA